A region of the Ranitomeya variabilis isolate aRanVar5 chromosome 5, aRanVar5.hap1, whole genome shotgun sequence genome:
agacttgtttaggctaaagaacacaaggaatggacattagaccagtggaaatctgtgctttggtctgacaagtccaaatttgagatctttggttccaaccaccgtgtctttgtgcgacgcagaaaaggtgaacggatggactctacatgcctggttcccaccgtgaagcatggaggaggaggtgtgatggtgtgggggggctttgctggtgacactgttggggatttattcaaaattgaaggcatactgaaccagcatggctaccacagcatcttgcagcggcatgctattccatccggtttgcgtttagttggaccatcatttatttttcaacaggacaatgaccccaaacacacctccaggctgtgtaagggctatttgaccaagaaggacagtgatggggtgctacgccagatgacctggcctccacagtcaccagacctgaaccaatcgagatggtttggggtgagctggaccgcagagtgaaggcaaaagggccaacaagtgctaagcatctctgggaactccttcaagattgttggaaaaccattcccgatgactacctcttgaagctcatcaagagaatgccaagtgtgtgcaaagcagtcatcaaagcaaaaggtggctactctgaagaacctagaatataagacataacaaaaaagtgtgaaacaactgaaattaagtatataattccacatgtgttaattcatagttttgatgccttcagtgtgaatgtacaattctcatagtcatgaaaatacagaaaaatctttaaatgaggtgtgtccaaacttttgctctgtactatatGTAATAACTGAACACTGCGCTCCTTCCCAGAGTCAGtgctgtgagaggagagctgcagtTGGTCATAAACACTCCATATACTGAGGCATTATTCTCAGATACCTGTGATGGGTGCAGAGCAGTGGATGTACCGATTACAAGGCCTGGGAAAGATGCAGAGTGGTGTATGCCATGaatcacagctctgctctcctcctctcacccagtaatcgctggccaTTAGATCTATGTGACCCGATTATACACTTAAGCTCACACGGACACAGCCAGTTCATTTTTTGTTTGTGGATTATAGTatttacagtacatgtttaataaagttagtttcatTCAccaaaatatcagtatccactcccCAGCGTTGCTTTACAGTTTGCAGGTgaatccagggatgtgtcacttattaggctgcgtgctgtagttttaataaaatgaattgttttattagcaggaaattatcactgtaGGACTAGGTGTCACATGCACAGTAGTCCAGCTATGTGACCCCaccccccactactgattggcagcttgttgaCACTGTAGAGGaagtggccaatcagtggtgtgggcggagttacacaCAGCTCCCTGctacaacagagaaaacagggattttatcgaaactacaacaagcagcccagtaagtgtcacATTGCCAGAATCGGCTCTTATTTTCAGAGGTGGAATTacggtttttaatttttttttaggtaACAAGGTGCCTTCAATTAAAAAATAGAGTGACCCTTTATTTCTGGAAATGACACATttagtaatattttatttttatcggTGAATAACTTTACTTACAAAAAAAATTCAGAATATGAAAATACACAGAAGAGACGCGGTTATTATGGGGGAGGGGAGTGCGGAGCGAGCCCTGAGAGAAGCGTCCACGATAGTGGTATAAGGCGGGTAACAGAGGCGATGGGGGGCAGAAATACTCCGGAGACCCCCGTAACAGAAGAGCGGCGGTCTGCAACCTCTGGCTGCTGCAAAAATCACAACTCCAAGCCATGCCCCAGGCTGTTAGcgcatgctgggacttgtggtttgCAATTATTCAGCTAATAACGGCCATTCTCTAACGTCCATTAGACACAGGTATTTAATCTGATCATTTCTATAAACTTCCGGAGGACCCCTTTaaataaacaaaaagtggaatagcaccgcCATAGTGTTTGAGTCACCGCTGTGGTATAAAagctctcaaagaaaaaaaaagtgtgcaaTACTGGAGGAATGTCTGTGAAATTACAACCATCTGGCGTTATTTAAAGGGGAACTCCACTTGTAGGAATAAACAAATCTGATTAATAAAGCAGGATGGGAGAAGGAATGCCAGGACCCGGCCACCGGCGGATCTTCAGGCCTTTAGCCCGGCTTCCTGGCATTGAGCGGACACAGCAGGAGCGCTGCTCACCCGGAGCTTTCCGCCATCATGTGCGGCTTTAGTAATCAGATTTCTGGGGAGAACCCCTCTAAAAACACCATAAACACTGAGATATCGTATAAAGCAGCTAATGGCGTCAGTAGTCAGTGGGAAAACGCCGCCGCTTAATACTGAGTCCTGCCCccgtgcagtcctatgtaaacacGTCTGAGCAGGCGGCGCCCTGCGACTGTGACAAGTCCAGCCTTCGGCTATAGCAGCAGGGGCGTCCTCTCCCCCCGCGACGGAGGCTGGCGGAAGTAATCTCTGAACTCCGCCAGGCTGGCCCAGATCCGATCCTTCAGGGGCGGCATGTGGTGACTGGGATCCAGGATGTTGGTGATCCGCCGCTCCCGCCGCCGTTTCCACACCACGTAGGGGGTCGGGGGGAACGCAGGACGCTCCCTCTCCCGGTAGAGCTGGGTGAGGATGCCGCAGACTGCGAGGATCACCCACACCGCCATGATGATGAAGTCTGCGGAGGAGACGAGAGAGAAAGACATTAGGGCTGCAAAGAGTTTCCATATAATTTGGGGGGGTGGGGGGATTGTGTCCGTCCTGGACTGACTCCTcgtggtgtcagcaggggaagctaCAGGGGAAACGATGTAGGAACCAAACGTTCAACACAGGATCAAAGGGCAGTTGTGACCCCCATACACCCCCCCCACTCCGCGTGGTCGAATGCGACGTCACTTACCGTTTCTCTGGAACGGCACGCTGCTGTAGGCCGCGCTGAAGTCCCTGCTTAGCGCCCTCTTCAGGACATTTAATGTGATGTAGCTGAGACTGGTGTACACATAACTGTCAATCGCCAGCACCACCGCATAGGAGCCGACCGCACCGCAGCTCAGGATGTTCAGCTGTCGGGAGAGGACAGAAATCCCATCAGTACCCACAACGGGGCGTGTATACTTATTCAACTATATTACATCCAAATAAATATGAATATAAAAGAAATTTTATTTATACAACTCTTGTCTTATCCCGTTTTGTGTATGCAGCTCCAAGGCAAAAACGGTCTCATATTTTGTGCCGAGATTGGGTGGGTCTACCTCAAATATCTATAACCAAGAGCGTCTCTCACCCTGGGGAGGAACTCACCATAGTTATCAATGGCAAaagtgtaatacttcatttcacctgcgggggtgctgcagggaaactgaacatTTACTGACAGATTACACGGCAGATCGCAGCTGATCATATTTTAAATGGGAGTTCTCCTTTTATAGCCGGGGTTGGTTTACACCCTTTTCACATGATTTCCACTGACATGTGACTTGTCTGACACTTAATGTAGAAAATTGAGAAAATCTTTGTATTGCACAACTGGATTCGGCCACAAGGTGGCGCAGTGATCCCATGTATCGTCATGTGAGTGCCGAACCGTTAGCCACGAGAAACTGTTAATTGTGCAACACGCGGATGATCTCACATGACGGCGGCAGCAGCAGCAACTCTCGTGGTCCGGCTTCCCTCACGCCCAGGGTCGGGCAGCGCAGAACGTGGCAATGTATGAGTTTATTTAAAGGGATCTGGTCCTCATAACACTCACCGTTTTTGGGAAGGGGAGCAGAAACGCCGGCACCATCAGGGCGATACAGGCGAATGTCAACCAGAATATGGTGTCGTTCCGGAAGGAGGAATATTCGCCTGCGGGAAGGACACAAAGTTAAAAGGAATGTTTCAAGACAGGAATAAGTACTGTTTACAATGTGAGCAGCTGGATGTGGGCGGGGCTGCTGAGTGATTGACAGGTCTGACCCTGCGGCACATCAGTGTACAGTTCATATGCCACAGATGGAGACCGCTGCTGACTACGTAGGGTTAAGGAGCGTCTCCACCCCCAACTTACATGCATAAAAGCTTCTGAAGCTTGTGTACGGTCAGCAGCCTCTGTATTGCTTTGATACAGTGTTGATTTCAAAATGTCTCGTTTTGCGCACGCAGCTCCCACGCAGGACTATGTCTCCATGGTTACACACCTCACATGGTCCCATCCTGCGGCTGTGTGTCACGCTGTTCCCCGTTAACCTACATAtggctgcaggatcagactacacaagggTGATTGTAGTCTGTAACTATGGAGACACATAGATCTGCCTGGATGCTGCATACTCGAAACGGAAGGTTATTTTCATTATTAATTCAGTTGTAAGACTTGATACTTTACCTATTGGGGTGAAGAACACAATGGACGACACCAGGAATCCCAGCACCAACCCCACTAACATTATACAGAGGTAAATGCAGCCGAATCTCCACCAGTAACCGGCCAGCAGGATCCCCCCGATCACCCCGGCCAGCGCCGTCAGCAACAGACGAGCTGCGGAGAGAAAAAATGGCAGCGGATGAAGGCTCCGACGCTGGACAGTGTCAGACTCCACGGATGTAGACTAGTCCCTCATCAGTGACAGGGATGGCGAGAAAGATCCCAACACACACTGTCTGCCAGGAGGAACATGGCCGACATCTACGTCCTGAAAACACTAAGGCTCACCGTCGTGGTTGAGATGTGTGACGCTTGTGAGGAGGAGGAACATGAAGAATCCGAAGATTATAAACCCCATACAGAAGAAGCCTGGGGAGAAAAGGCAGAGATGATGACTGTCCTCGGGGAGCGGAGGCCTCCGACACACGGGGGATGGGTGCAGGACACAGCGGAGGACTCACCGAGCTTAAGACTGCGGTGGCCGAAGAAGCAGATGAGGAGGCCGAAGACGGCGCAGAACGTGAAGAAGACTTTGGTGGACACTTTACCTGCAGAGGAATGAGAATATTATAATGGTGAGGGCTCGGATTGTAACGTGGGCACATCCACGTCCTACTGACCGCCCCGCGCTCTCCCTTACCCAGGGTGGCGCAGCTGTCCATGGCGGCTGTGAAGTTGCAGGCGTACGTGTGGACGGGCACATAGGCGGCCGACGTGTTCAGGACGGGATCACGGACCACCACGTTGTAGATGACTCCTTGTCCGGGGACCGAGGAGAAGGACATGGTGGTTCTCTCACTGGAGGTCAGAGTGGCCAGCTGGGAACATAACAGAGGAGCCCCATCAGAAGGATTCAGCAGTGTCTGCCGTGGGACGCAAAACCTGTCTctgcactagaccaccagggatgccgaCACCAACTTCTctgcactagaccaccagggatgccgaCGCCAActcctgctctagaccaccagggatgccgaCGCCAACTCCTTCTCCGCCCTAGACCACAAGGGATGCCGACGCCAACTCCTTCtccgccctagaccaccagggatgccaaAGCAAACCCCTTCTCCCCACTAGAGAACATCTCTACTATAGACCACCAGGGACACCAACACTAACCCCCTTCTCTGCCCTAGGCCACAAGGGATAACAATGTCAACACTACCCCCTACCCTGAAATACTCAGTGCTGCGGGGAGACCCTTCCCCCTACCACTATGTAACGCTCAGTGTGTGACTCCTCAGCAACCTCTTACCTTGACCCCGTTGGCGGAGATCTGCGGCACCATGGACATCCTCTGCAGATGCGCCAGCAGCACGGAGTCATTCAGATTGTTCTCCGGCAGGAAGTACTGGTAGATGTCGTACTGGAGGCGAAACCGGGAGTCCTGGCCCGTCTGGACATCGCAGAGCGGAGGCTGTGCCGCTCTACAGGGGAGAATCACATGGTATCACCCTGACTGATGCCCACCCTCCTTTCTAGGAAGCCAATATGACCCGTACCTGGCGTGGCCCAAGTTAGCCGGAGCGAACACAATCACCGTCTCGTACAGGTTGTACTGCAGGCGCACGTTCGGGTCAATGTCCAAACTGAACTCCAGGTTACAGGCGCCGGGGATCGGGTCTGCAGACAGGAAAGGGTTACGTCTAGGAAAGCAGAGTGGCAACCAATATGGCCGCCAAGCCATCTCCTACAAGATGTGACCCAAAGAAGTAGGAGTCAGACAGGTCCGTACCTCGCTCGGAGTACGACACTGTGATGGCCGATGCCAGCAGTAGAGCCGGGGAGGACGTGTCCAGGTACCAGGAGCACGAGGTCTGGCTGGGGGCGAGGACGCTAAGGAGGCCGGCGTCACTGCCCGTCTCAGAGGCATTAATGGTCGGAACCTAAGAGAGAAAGAGGGAGGATAAgtacagtgagcgcagctctggagtatagtgcaggataagtaatgtacacagtgactgcaccagcagaatagtgagtgcagctctggggtataatacaggatgtaactcaggatcagtaatgtaatgtatgtacacagtgactgcaccagcagaatagtgagcgcagctctggagaaaGTGATAAGTCATGGGGGATACTCACCTTGCTGACAGACAGCGTCATGTTCGCATACTGACTGTGCACTTGGAATAGGATGAAGGAGACATTGCTGGGAATGTTGTGTAGAACAAACTCCGTGGGGGATGAATGATTAAGTGTAATGTCCACAAACCTTCCCACTGACACTTCTGCAAGTCCTGGAAATAAAAGACAGCAGCAATTATAAAAAGatcaattcattaaaaaaaaaaaatctgttagggcagtattatagtagttatattcttgtatataggggcagtattatagtagttatattcctgtacatagggggcagtattatagtagttatattcttgtacataggggcagtattatagtagttatagtcttgtatataggggcagtattatagtagttatattcttgtacatgggggcagtattatagtagttatatccttctacataggagcagtattatagttgttatattcttgtacatagggggcagtattatagtagttatattcttgtacataggcagtattatagtagttatattcttgtatataggggcagtattatagcagttatatttttgtacataggcggtattatagtagttatattcttctacataggggcagtattatagtagttatattcttgtatataggggcagtattatagtagttatattcctgtatataggggcagtattataatagttatattcctgtacatagggggcagtattatagtagttatattcttgtacataggggcagtattatagtagttatattcctgtacataggagcagtattatagtagttatattcttgtatataggggcagtattatagtagttatattcttgtatataggggcagtattatagtagttatattcttgtatataggggcagtattatagtagttatattcttgtacatagggggcagtattatagtagttatatacttgtatataggggcagtattatagtagttatattcttgtacataggggcagtattatagtagttatattcttgtacataggagcagtattatagtagttatattcttgtacataggagcagtattatattagttatattcttgtacataggagcagtattatagtagttatattcttgtacatagggggcagtattatagtagttatatttttgtacataggggcagtattatagtagttatattcttgtacacaggggcagtattatagtagttatattcttgtacataagagcagtattaaagTATATTTTCAGTGTCCTAATCCTATGATGCCCATAGTGATCACATTACATAATATTTAGGTTATTTGACTTTCTATGTAAGAAAAGAAATTTCCAAGAAAACACAGAACCCGCAATTTTGTTGACAAGAGGAAAACACTGGAGTAAAATTAGACCTTAAGGTCGATGAAGCTGCAGAAGTTGTGAGAAGACATTTGAAAAGGGAAGTTGTGCGGGGAAGGCTGGATATTCCGTTAGTATAATGCGCCATCTAGGAATTCAGTGTTGTCTTCTCAATGCCGATTACCTAAGGAAACCATTACACCGATCACCCACTGATTGGATGGATAATGCACTCTGGGGTCCACATTTCTTAATGGGCTGAATTCATGGTCTAAATTAAGTCATCTGAGGCCTCAATCACAGGGATGGGGGGGGGGTAATTTTGGGGCTTTGAgtatttaggggggggggggggcgctgatTGTAAAATACTCGCATGTTTACATTTCTCTTGTTCGAGGGGTTCCCCAAGACAGGAATTAATTTCCTGGAGTTTCCCAGACATTAAGAAGGTTGGAAAACCCCGACAGGCAAGATACGACATCCTTGTCGCTCACTATAACCTCATTGTATTCATCCTGATGGCCGACGATGAGGGGCGGCCACCGACACACGATGGAAGAAACGAAAAACGAGTTTGGGAATTTTCACTGCTGTGAATAATTTAAGTGGGAACATCGTAGCCGGCCCTTTAACATGATAAATACACCTGAAAATGGACGCACGAGCGACATCCTCCTCCTCGAATTTATGTGCGGTGTAGAGTGGACGGACCCTGGGAGTCAGGGAGGACACGAGGAACAGCTCGGAGCAAAACACATGACGGGGCTGTGACCGGGCGCGAAATGCGTGACCAGAGGCCGACAAAGCTGCTGTATGGAGAGGAAAGGGAGAGCGATCCAACGAGAGAAGTCGCCCTCCACCCAGGCAGCCAAGGCAAGCGGAGACCCCCCACCTCCTACAGAAAAAAAGACCCCCTGAAATAAGGAGGCACAAATGATAGCGAACACTGGAATTCCCTGAACCCCCCACTCCATTCATCGTCCGTACACAGAGCAGACACTGGGCGACACGCGCCCGGCAGAGCCACGCGCCCGGCAGAGCCACGCGCACGGCAGAGCCACGCGCACGCGCCCGGCAGAGCCACGCGCACGCGCCCGGCAGAGCCACGCGCACGCGCCCGGCAGAGCCACGTGCACGCGCCCGGCAGAGCCACACTCCGCTCCTCCACCGTCAGGACTAGACTGCAGATCGGAGTCCTGTTCCTGGGATTTCTAGTGGTCGGACCCTCAAAGGTCAGCAAGTTATTTTGTGTGTCACGGAGACGGAATAACTTGTTATTTTGGGATACTGGTTAAGTGGGAGAGGAGCACAGAGGTCCCGGTATaaagggagggaggagggggaagAACACAGGTATAATGGGGGGAGGGGAAGCGCCCAGGTATAatggaggggaggaggaggggaagcGCCCAGTTATAATGGGGGGGGGGAGGGAAGCGCACAGGCACCGGTATAATAGGGGGTAGAAGGGGAAGTGCACAGGTAtaatgggggggggggaggaggggaagGGCACAGGTATAATGGAGGCGAGGAGGAGGGGAAGCGCCCAGttataatgggggggggggg
Encoded here:
- the TM7SF3 gene encoding transmembrane 7 superfamily member 3, with the translated sequence MRGSWTITALVLLGVCCAASAGLAEVSVGRFVDITLNHSSPTEFVLHNIPSNVSFILFQVHSQYANMTLSVSKVPTINASETGSDAGLLSVLAPSQTSCSWYLDTSSPALLLASAITVSYSERDPIPGACNLEFSLDIDPNVRLQYNLYETVIVFAPANLGHARAAQPPLCDVQTGQDSRFRLQYDIYQYFLPENNLNDSVLLAHLQRMSMVPQISANGVKLATLTSSERTTMSFSSVPGQGVIYNVVVRDPVLNTSAAYVPVHTYACNFTAAMDSCATLGKVSTKVFFTFCAVFGLLICFFGHRSLKLGFFCMGFIIFGFFMFLLLTSVTHLNHDARLLLTALAGVIGGILLAGYWWRFGCIYLCIMLVGLVLGFLVSSIVFFTPIGEYSSFRNDTIFWLTFACIALMVPAFLLPFPKTLNILSCGAVGSYAVVLAIDSYVYTSLSYITLNVLKRALSRDFSAAYSSVPFQRNDFIIMAVWVILAVCGILTQLYRERERPAFPPTPYVVWKRRRERRITNILDPSHHMPPLKDRIWASLAEFRDYFRQPPSRGERTPLLL